Proteins from one Streptomyces sp. NBC_00390 genomic window:
- a CDS encoding helix-turn-helix domain-containing protein — MSRTRSAQPDSRATLRGGLPDRYLTPDDIAEIFDVPLETVYQWRKKRTGPPGFRIGKHLRYDPADVRAYVTQRKDADQEAA; from the coding sequence ATGAGCCGAACCCGTTCCGCTCAACCCGACTCCCGCGCCACCCTCCGCGGCGGCCTGCCCGATCGGTACCTCACCCCCGACGACATCGCCGAGATCTTCGACGTACCCCTCGAAACCGTCTACCAGTGGCGCAAGAAGCGCACCGGCCCGCCCGGCTTCCGCATCGGCAAGCACCTCCGCTACGACCCCGCCGACGTACGCGCCTACGTCACCCAGCGCAAGGACGCCGACCAGGAAGCCGCCTGA
- a CDS encoding ATP-binding protein has translation MADDVKTPAREVITDYAQAHFRYFRTPDGTVYAQRKGHPVARPIRSQGTTGSHRQELMVGLFKDGFGVFNGTALKEALDLIEALALSEDVQSVHIRVAPGFDGATWLDLGRDDGQSVRIHPTGWEIAVPDPREVCWRRTQLTGELPLPAKDTDGKGIDLLLRLCNFATAETECLAIAWLIGCLGPSVPVPAPFLTGPQGAGKSTGGRMLIRIVEGMSGDLRRAPKDEENLLAAVAAGWVTALDNLSHMPPDLSDAMCCIVTGAENVKRALFTDGDVFRVSYRRPLLLTGIDVGVIRPDLAERLLPLRLERPKVRRTEAELWAEYAEVLPLVLGSLLDLTVKVRAVEAETPTDLRMADFAHLCAQLDAATGLGALTAYRASLDDLNDDVIEGDLLAQTVLRHADTIAPGTAQRMTSTEWLHLLSGLYSSEEPRPLPKGWPTTGKVLSDRLKRLQPTLAARGVLIDSGRTSTGRYLEMTRLAGPPPHEQKRVF, from the coding sequence ATGGCCGACGACGTGAAAACCCCCGCCCGCGAGGTCATCACCGACTACGCACAGGCACACTTCCGGTACTTCCGCACCCCCGACGGCACCGTGTACGCGCAGAGGAAAGGCCACCCCGTCGCCCGCCCGATCCGCTCCCAGGGCACCACGGGAAGCCACCGCCAGGAACTCATGGTCGGCCTGTTCAAGGACGGGTTCGGCGTATTCAACGGGACTGCGCTCAAGGAGGCGTTGGACCTGATCGAGGCTCTCGCGCTGAGCGAGGACGTACAGTCCGTGCACATCCGCGTCGCGCCCGGGTTCGACGGGGCGACGTGGCTGGACCTGGGCCGCGATGACGGGCAGTCCGTGCGCATCCACCCCACCGGGTGGGAGATCGCCGTCCCGGACCCGCGTGAGGTGTGCTGGCGGCGCACGCAGCTCACGGGGGAACTGCCCCTGCCGGCCAAGGACACCGACGGCAAGGGCATCGACCTCCTGCTCAGGCTCTGTAACTTCGCCACCGCGGAAACCGAGTGCCTGGCCATCGCCTGGCTCATCGGCTGCCTCGGACCGTCCGTGCCGGTGCCCGCGCCGTTTCTCACCGGGCCGCAGGGCGCGGGCAAGTCCACCGGTGGACGGATGCTCATCAGGATCGTGGAGGGCATGAGCGGTGACCTGCGGCGGGCCCCGAAGGATGAGGAGAACCTGCTCGCGGCGGTGGCGGCCGGGTGGGTCACTGCCTTGGACAATCTCTCCCACATGCCCCCGGACTTGTCCGACGCGATGTGCTGCATCGTCACCGGCGCCGAGAACGTCAAGCGCGCCCTGTTCACCGACGGGGACGTCTTCCGCGTCAGCTACCGCCGCCCCCTGCTCCTGACCGGCATCGACGTGGGCGTCATCCGGCCCGACCTCGCCGAACGGCTCCTGCCCCTGCGTCTGGAACGCCCCAAGGTCCGGCGCACCGAAGCGGAGCTGTGGGCCGAGTACGCCGAGGTTCTGCCCCTCGTTCTCGGGTCTCTCCTGGACCTCACCGTGAAGGTCCGCGCGGTGGAGGCGGAAACCCCGACCGATCTGCGGATGGCGGACTTCGCGCACCTGTGCGCGCAACTCGACGCAGCGACTGGCCTCGGGGCGCTCACCGCTTACCGGGCCAGCCTGGACGACCTCAACGACGACGTCATCGAGGGCGACCTCCTCGCCCAGACCGTCCTCAGGCACGCCGACACGATCGCCCCGGGCACGGCGCAGCGGATGACCTCCACCGAGTGGCTGCACCTCCTCAGCGGCCTCTACAGCAGCGAGGAGCCGCGTCCCCTGCCCAAGGGCTGGCCGACCACGGGCAAAGTCCTCTCCGACCGGCTCAAGCGCCTCCAACCCACCCTTGCCGCACGGGGCGTCCTCATCGACTCGGGGCGCACCAGCACGGGCCGCTACCTCGAAATGACCCGCCTCGCCGGCCCGCCCCCACACGAGCAGAAGCGGGTGTTCTGA
- a CDS encoding bifunctional DNA primase/polymerase: MTQLTDIRAEHLPAALSLAASGVPVLPLRAGKVPFGNCRRCADNACGGRPNMKTPGPCTCPSPCHGWAAATTDPDVISSGVWRRAWVRASAVAYHPGGAGLTVVDLDNADAVTWARRTLPATQTVPTTRGEHWLYLGSMSSANAVRPGVDIKSTMAYARWLGFGSGTMAYLPDAVRALAVSKPARARSAPQAVTVPAPSGSGECRHRTPAYLERGIAMAEQRITEACEAVHASVYRTFLAVLSTHGRCGCLTEAHVARLFTAAQAKGESPRHCTDAWTNARTRLGL; this comes from the coding sequence ATGACGCAATTGACCGACATTCGGGCAGAGCACCTGCCTGCCGCTCTGTCCCTGGCAGCTTCCGGCGTGCCCGTGCTGCCGTTACGAGCGGGGAAGGTGCCGTTCGGCAACTGCCGCCGCTGCGCCGACAACGCGTGCGGCGGCCGGCCGAACATGAAAACCCCCGGACCCTGCACCTGCCCGTCGCCTTGCCACGGATGGGCCGCCGCCACCACCGACCCGGACGTCATCAGCTCAGGCGTCTGGCGCCGCGCATGGGTGCGCGCGAGCGCGGTCGCCTACCACCCGGGCGGGGCGGGGCTGACGGTCGTGGACCTGGACAACGCCGACGCGGTCACGTGGGCACGCAGGACCCTGCCCGCCACGCAGACCGTGCCCACTACGCGAGGTGAGCACTGGCTCTACCTCGGGTCCATGTCGTCCGCGAACGCGGTCCGGCCCGGCGTGGACATCAAGTCCACGATGGCCTACGCCCGGTGGCTCGGGTTCGGCAGCGGCACGATGGCTTACCTGCCGGATGCCGTGCGCGCGCTCGCTGTGAGCAAGCCCGCCCGGGCTCGGTCCGCGCCGCAGGCCGTTACGGTGCCCGCACCTTCCGGGAGCGGGGAGTGCCGCCATCGCACGCCCGCCTACCTCGAGCGCGGCATCGCCATGGCAGAGCAGCGCATCACCGAGGCCTGCGAGGCGGTGCACGCCTCCGTGTACCGGACGTTCCTGGCCGTGCTGTCCACCCATGGTCGGTGCGGCTGCCTCACCGAGGCCCACGTCGCTCGGCTGTTCACCGCCGCGCAGGCCAAGGGCGAATCGCCTCGGCACTGTACCGACGCGTGGACCAACGCCCGCACCCGGTTGGGACTGTGA
- a CDS encoding RRQRL motif-containing zinc-binding protein, whose translation MTRRRDLYDPTGERYGIPTYPWRMAPDGYATRRQLRAADLRPGGQGVAAQIERPRQRRGPLVAYLYTIDKAKPVRPMTPAKWAALAKANTARRTCPECERDAGYVIPASLGMCVPCAYPDDEQRAA comes from the coding sequence ATGACCCGCCGCCGCGACCTGTACGACCCCACCGGCGAGCGCTACGGCATCCCCACCTACCCCTGGCGCATGGCACCCGACGGCTACGCCACCCGCCGCCAACTCCGCGCCGCAGATCTCCGGCCCGGCGGCCAGGGCGTTGCCGCGCAGATCGAGCGCCCGCGCCAGCGTCGCGGCCCGCTGGTCGCCTACCTGTACACGATCGACAAGGCCAAGCCCGTCCGGCCGATGACGCCGGCGAAATGGGCGGCCCTGGCCAAGGCGAACACCGCGCGTCGCACCTGCCCGGAGTGCGAGCGGGATGCCGGATACGTCATCCCTGCCTCACTCGGCATGTGCGTCCCCTGCGCCTACCCCGACGACGAACAGCGCGCCGCTTAA
- a CDS encoding DNA methylase, whose amino-acid sequence MGYWRAGFEVVGVDIVPRPSYPFTFIEGDALDAMREMCQGFHLVHSSPPCQSQCTLTKGTNKGRRYVDLIPQMRELGQLYGVPWVIENVNGAGIRKDLTLCGEMFGLGVIRHRHFELGWFDEAEQPPHRPHRGPVRGWRHGVWRDGPYIAAYGKGGGKGSVSEMQAAMDIPWTADHHELTEAIPPAYTRYIAEQFIGGDWGAAFEPSAAVRLRQLARAEPRTNEFVAAA is encoded by the coding sequence ATGGGGTACTGGCGGGCCGGGTTCGAGGTCGTCGGGGTGGACATCGTGCCCCGGCCCTCGTACCCGTTCACGTTCATCGAGGGCGACGCGCTCGATGCGATGCGGGAGATGTGCCAGGGCTTCCACCTGGTGCATTCCTCGCCGCCGTGCCAGTCGCAGTGCACCTTGACCAAGGGCACGAACAAGGGCCGCCGGTACGTCGACCTGATCCCGCAGATGCGGGAGCTGGGCCAGTTGTACGGGGTGCCGTGGGTGATCGAGAACGTCAACGGCGCGGGCATCCGTAAAGACCTCACCCTGTGCGGCGAGATGTTCGGACTGGGTGTGATCCGGCACCGGCACTTCGAACTCGGCTGGTTCGACGAGGCGGAGCAGCCGCCTCATCGGCCGCATCGGGGCCCGGTCCGCGGCTGGCGGCACGGTGTGTGGCGGGACGGCCCGTACATCGCCGCCTACGGCAAAGGCGGTGGCAAGGGCAGCGTGAGCGAGATGCAGGCCGCCATGGACATCCCGTGGACGGCCGACCATCACGAGCTGACCGAGGCGATCCCGCCCGCCTACACCCGCTACATCGCTGAGCAGTTCATCGGCGGTGACTGGGGCGCCGCCTTCGAGCCCTCTGCCGCGGTCCGGCTCCGGCAACTCGCCCGCGCCGAACCTCGTACGAACGAATTCGTGGCGGCAGCCTGA
- a CDS encoding DUF2637 domain-containing protein: MNSVQIRSAERALSVGTWMIVAGAMLYSILTVTPLAAAHTPDEWDWTAPILPLVVDAAVVIVVRLDAVLARLGGHGGRWPVVLRWMTGCMTLALNVADSALRKDLVGVAVHAVAPLLLIVTAETGLAYRRAITAAQAAQEARRKAEQSEREQAAEARRAAAEQRARAEREHAATLAREQREHEARLAREQTEREEAARRAERAEREERERAEREARERREREREQQQRERERFEREASQRRQEEERRREESARCEQREREERAARERAALLSGGPVNEKLPEDQARAVVHAAFGEGLPVRAAADLCGWSVGWVSTRYQELRDATVTDPRALEGAAS, from the coding sequence ATGAACAGTGTTCAGATCCGTTCAGCCGAGCGTGCGCTGTCGGTCGGGACGTGGATGATCGTGGCCGGGGCGATGCTCTACTCGATCCTCACCGTCACTCCGCTCGCCGCCGCGCACACCCCCGATGAGTGGGACTGGACCGCGCCGATTCTGCCGCTGGTGGTGGACGCCGCTGTCGTCATCGTGGTCCGCCTTGATGCCGTTCTCGCCCGTCTGGGCGGGCACGGCGGGCGGTGGCCGGTCGTGCTGCGGTGGATGACCGGCTGCATGACCCTGGCGCTCAATGTCGCTGACTCCGCGCTGAGGAAAGACCTGGTCGGCGTGGCCGTGCACGCGGTCGCGCCGCTGCTGCTCATCGTCACCGCAGAGACCGGGCTCGCCTACCGGCGCGCCATCACCGCCGCCCAGGCCGCGCAGGAAGCCCGCCGCAAGGCGGAACAGAGCGAGCGTGAGCAGGCAGCGGAGGCACGGCGCGCGGCGGCCGAGCAGCGGGCCCGCGCGGAACGCGAGCACGCCGCGACGTTGGCCCGTGAACAGCGCGAGCACGAAGCGCGCCTCGCCCGCGAACAGACCGAGCGGGAAGAGGCCGCACGCCGTGCCGAGCGCGCCGAGCGCGAGGAGCGGGAGCGTGCCGAGCGGGAGGCACGTGAACGCCGTGAACGCGAGCGGGAACAGCAGCAGCGCGAGCGTGAACGCTTTGAACGAGAAGCTTCCCAGCGCCGCCAGGAAGAGGAGCGGCGGCGTGAGGAATCCGCCCGCTGTGAACAGCGGGAGCGCGAGGAGCGGGCGGCTCGTGAACGCGCGGCGCTGCTGTCCGGCGGCCCGGTGAACGAGAAGCTGCCCGAGGACCAGGCGCGCGCCGTCGTGCACGCCGCCTTCGGTGAAGGGCTGCCGGTGCGGGCGGCTGCGGACCTGTGCGGCTGGTCGGTCGGCTGGGTCTCCACCCGCTACCAGGAACTGCGCGACGCCACGGTGACCGACCCGCGTGCTCTGGAAGGAGCCGCGTCGTGA
- a CDS encoding DUF6303 family protein codes for MAATFTAQMSRRAATGRWRLYVVLLNTWVAWPERDLGGGTVVPTVQERSRALNALGYALTDGARWEWTEDSETPDDPSSAVLLIASVTVREAAG; via the coding sequence ATGGCTGCCACGTTCACGGCGCAGATGTCCCGCCGTGCGGCCACGGGCCGGTGGCGGCTGTATGTGGTGCTGCTCAACACCTGGGTGGCATGGCCGGAGCGTGACTTGGGTGGCGGCACGGTGGTGCCGACTGTTCAGGAGCGTTCACGGGCGCTGAACGCGCTCGGCTACGCGCTCACGGACGGGGCGCGGTGGGAGTGGACCGAGGACAGCGAAACCCCCGATGACCCGTCGTCGGCGGTGCTGCTGATCGCGTCGGTCACGGTGCGGGAGGCGGCGGGATGA
- a CDS encoding DUF6284 family protein → MKRIVAVQAVVTAPDFDREPTAAELGAIESEMPVITAELELLDAQIVTLDRAPSPLDVRRIRRARRRVLVARRELTNRGIVGAPEVA, encoded by the coding sequence ATGAAGCGCATCGTTGCTGTTCAGGCGGTTGTTACTGCCCCTGACTTTGACCGTGAGCCGACGGCTGCGGAGCTGGGCGCGATCGAGAGCGAGATGCCCGTCATCACGGCGGAGCTGGAGCTGCTGGACGCGCAGATCGTCACCCTGGACCGTGCGCCGTCGCCGCTGGACGTGCGCCGGATCCGTCGGGCGCGCCGACGGGTGTTGGTCGCCCGCCGTGAGCTGACCAACCGGGGCATCGTCGGTGCGCCGGAGGTGGCCTGA
- a CDS encoding helix-turn-helix domain-containing protein translates to MSNERLRSALLAQGMTVQDLADAIEVNPKTVERWITQGKVPYRRHQYATAALLKVDVTTLWEDSRTVESATDLSKAEIVTVYPHRHMVPAGLWREIYGRAQSHVDVLVYSGLWLSEDPLFLDLLKSKVQGNTQVRILLGDPGCAAVKQRGIDEGHQIMDGKIRNALMNYRPLFASHPDIGFRLHDATLYNSLFRADDEMLVNTHVYGIGAYLAPVLHLRRLPGGGLFDTYANSIEQTWGGARQVTDHDLTGA, encoded by the coding sequence ATGTCCAACGAGCGCTTAAGATCCGCCCTCTTGGCGCAGGGCATGACCGTGCAGGACCTTGCCGACGCGATCGAGGTCAACCCGAAGACCGTCGAACGCTGGATCACCCAAGGGAAAGTCCCGTATCGGCGGCACCAGTACGCGACGGCGGCGCTGCTCAAGGTCGATGTAACGACGCTGTGGGAGGACTCTCGCACCGTCGAGAGCGCCACCGACCTGAGCAAGGCTGAGATCGTCACGGTCTACCCGCACCGGCACATGGTTCCCGCCGGCCTGTGGCGCGAGATCTATGGGCGGGCCCAGTCGCACGTAGACGTTCTCGTCTACTCCGGGCTGTGGCTTTCGGAAGACCCGCTCTTCCTTGACCTGCTCAAGTCGAAGGTGCAGGGCAATACCCAGGTGCGCATCCTGCTCGGCGACCCAGGCTGCGCAGCCGTCAAACAGCGCGGCATAGATGAGGGTCACCAGATCATGGACGGCAAGATTCGCAACGCCCTGATGAACTACCGGCCGCTGTTCGCCAGTCACCCGGACATCGGCTTCCGGCTTCATGATGCGACGCTCTACAACTCGCTGTTCCGGGCCGATGACGAGATGTTGGTGAACACCCACGTCTACGGCATCGGCGCATACCTGGCCCCCGTCCTGCACCTCCGGCGCCTGCCGGGCGGCGGCCTCTTCGACACGTACGCGAATAGCATCGAACAGACCTGGGGAGGCGCGCGCCAGGTGACGGATCACGACCTGACGGGAGCCTGA
- a CDS encoding NUDIX domain-containing protein yields MGRIDYLHDPDAPPANSVVPSVVAFVQNDAGEVLVIQRSDNGRWALPGGGHDVGESISDTVVREVWEETGIKAEVVNMSGIYTDPGHVMLYDDGEARQQFSICFRARPVGGDVRTSSETTQVRWVAPADLVELDIHPTMRLRIEHAMDRTRTVPYIG; encoded by the coding sequence ATGGGACGCATCGACTATCTGCACGACCCCGACGCCCCGCCGGCCAACTCGGTCGTGCCGTCCGTCGTCGCGTTCGTCCAGAACGACGCGGGCGAGGTGCTGGTGATCCAGCGGTCCGACAACGGCCGGTGGGCCCTCCCCGGCGGCGGACACGACGTGGGGGAGTCCATCAGCGACACGGTTGTGCGTGAGGTCTGGGAAGAGACCGGGATCAAGGCCGAAGTCGTCAACATGTCCGGGATCTACACCGACCCCGGACACGTGATGCTGTACGACGACGGCGAGGCGCGGCAGCAGTTCAGCATCTGCTTCCGGGCGCGGCCGGTCGGCGGTGACGTGCGTACGAGCAGCGAGACAACGCAGGTCCGCTGGGTTGCTCCAGCAGACCTAGTTGAACTCGACATCCACCCGACGATGCGCCTGCGCATCGAGCACGCCATGGACCGGACGCGCACCGTCCCCTATATCGGCTGA
- a CDS encoding HD domain-containing protein, with amino-acid sequence MSASGLTEWAYPLAESLLAEPLPRRWKHSLGVAERARTIALILGEDAELLEAAAVLHDIGYAPDLAKTGFHPLDGARYLRDHTDADVRVIRLVAHHSCAWMEAEARGLRDELEGEFPRERPHLGDALCYCDMNTTPDGTPTNPVDRVNEIAGRYGPDSLIGTFIRRAEPEILASTARVLERVAAAKRQPI; translated from the coding sequence ATGAGCGCATCAGGACTGACGGAGTGGGCGTACCCGCTCGCCGAGTCGCTGCTTGCCGAGCCGCTGCCGCGCCGGTGGAAGCACTCGCTCGGAGTGGCCGAGCGAGCGCGGACGATTGCCCTCATCCTCGGGGAGGATGCCGAGCTGCTGGAGGCTGCGGCGGTCCTCCATGACATCGGGTACGCGCCGGACCTTGCGAAGACCGGCTTTCATCCGCTGGACGGGGCCCGGTACCTGCGGGACCACACCGATGCGGACGTGCGTGTGATCCGGCTGGTGGCTCACCACTCGTGCGCATGGATGGAAGCGGAGGCGCGGGGACTGCGCGACGAGCTGGAGGGTGAGTTTCCCCGCGAGCGCCCGCACCTTGGGGACGCGCTCTGCTACTGCGACATGAACACCACGCCGGACGGGACCCCTACCAACCCGGTGGACCGCGTGAACGAGATCGCTGGGCGATACGGGCCGGACAGCCTAATCGGCACTTTCATCCGTCGCGCCGAACCGGAGATCCTGGCCAGCACCGCCCGCGTGCTGGAGCGGGTTGCAGCCGCGAAACGTCAGCCGATATAG
- a CDS encoding GntR family transcriptional regulator, protein MSQQTSPRGTFVKIADAVKAEVVAEPEMTELPTLATLMERYGVSRGVVLRAFNVLRKEGVAEPMPGGPWRVIKEGQSIDRRPLAERLAEVITTDGIAVGESFPSTSTLATRFGVSRPTVAKALDKLEAAGLLSAARQGKQRTVLAVPNKEEGPRL, encoded by the coding sequence GTGTCGCAACAGACCAGCCCTCGGGGGACCTTTGTGAAGATCGCGGATGCCGTGAAGGCTGAGGTCGTGGCAGAGCCTGAGATGACGGAGCTGCCGACTCTGGCCACGCTCATGGAGCGGTACGGGGTCTCCCGTGGCGTGGTGCTCCGGGCTTTCAACGTGCTCAGGAAAGAAGGGGTGGCTGAACCGATGCCCGGCGGCCCATGGCGCGTGATCAAAGAGGGACAGAGCATCGACCGCCGGCCGCTGGCTGAGCGGCTTGCCGAGGTGATCACGACGGATGGTATCGCTGTAGGCGAGTCGTTCCCCAGTACCTCGACACTCGCCACCCGATTCGGAGTTTCCCGACCGACCGTGGCCAAGGCGCTGGACAAGCTCGAAGCCGCGGGGCTGCTCTCGGCGGCGCGGCAAGGGAAGCAGCGCACTGTGCTGGCGGTGCCGAACAAAGAGGAGGGGCCCAGGCTATGA
- a CDS encoding MarR family transcriptional regulator: MDRLTERQERILRCIREEIAATGEGPSIRQIGQLVGLSSSSSVAYQLGRLEERGLISRTGRRWRNCHMR, translated from the coding sequence ATGGATCGCCTGACCGAACGGCAGGAGCGCATCCTGCGGTGCATCCGCGAGGAGATCGCCGCCACTGGGGAAGGGCCGAGCATCCGGCAGATCGGGCAGCTCGTCGGCCTGTCGTCGTCCTCGTCCGTCGCATACCAGCTCGGGCGACTCGAGGAGCGGGGCCTGATCTCCCGCACCGGGCGCCGCTGGCGCAACTGTCACATGCGATAG
- a CDS encoding DUF6233 domain-containing protein, which yields MSVLPPDRERLRILETFLTFSLDQVREKIAYLEQQAAIHRRSRLEVTPDWVLERGIGQGAPPVAVHVGGCHMAGKRVRTLQRDQAVRALAEGVEACCHCRPDTALGVLD from the coding sequence GTGTCCGTTCTCCCGCCGGACCGGGAGCGCCTGCGCATCCTCGAGACGTTCCTTACCTTCAGCCTCGACCAGGTCCGCGAGAAGATCGCCTACCTGGAGCAGCAGGCCGCCATCCACCGCCGCAGCCGGCTCGAGGTGACGCCGGACTGGGTGCTGGAGCGCGGCATCGGCCAGGGCGCACCGCCGGTGGCGGTGCACGTCGGCGGCTGCCACATGGCGGGCAAGCGGGTGCGCACGCTGCAGCGGGACCAGGCGGTGCGTGCGCTGGCCGAGGGTGTCGAGGCGTGCTGCCACTGCCGGCCGGACACCGCGCTGGGGGTGTTGGACTAG
- the csb2 gene encoding type I-G CRISPR-associated protein Csb2: MITLALHFPWKRYHATPWGHFVNEGAVELPPSPWRILRALYSTWKERCPDLAADQVHQVLARLSSPPAYRIPPHQLSHSRHYFPDSSHRSGSSAGTDLALDAFAVLGGDATIYVQWFGDLASDQAKALAQLAESLPYLGRADSIVEARLLTSADDIPTDTHTPAVQLNDDDLAPRGWTNLEVLAPTIPLDLDGLTMRPTDVRARSLLYPPGSRLLSYAAPITHTPAQPPAHRPKVKRKTEKITAVRLTINGPALPPLTQTLPLTDTLRSRCIKPLTPGNGLQALRHSNLAGKAADGRPLTGHHHAHFLPWDSNHDRRIDEIIIWTPGGLDTEELDAIHQATTGTIGVPEGVPGPRRLHLRVTAYGAAADVLPAEWTKPATRHTSLTPFVPARHPKKHQTLTEFFTTEAARELAHRQHPTPAQSKILQGDWPLYTQHRWTKRETRNDNRPSRGLHLTFNEPISGPITLGRHSHFGLGLLLPTPTSEPQAQQRHAERTET; encoded by the coding sequence GTGATCACCCTTGCTCTGCACTTCCCCTGGAAGCGGTACCACGCCACCCCCTGGGGACACTTCGTCAACGAAGGCGCCGTCGAACTGCCCCCCTCGCCCTGGCGCATCTTGCGCGCGCTCTACTCCACCTGGAAAGAACGCTGCCCCGACCTGGCTGCCGACCAAGTCCACCAAGTCCTCGCTCGGCTGTCCTCCCCGCCCGCCTACCGCATTCCGCCACACCAGCTCAGTCATAGCCGCCACTACTTCCCCGACAGCAGCCACCGCTCCGGCAGCAGCGCAGGCACCGACCTAGCCCTGGACGCCTTCGCCGTCCTTGGCGGCGACGCGACCATCTACGTTCAATGGTTCGGCGACCTCGCCAGCGACCAGGCCAAAGCCCTGGCCCAGCTCGCCGAATCCCTGCCCTACCTTGGCCGTGCGGACAGCATCGTCGAAGCCCGCTTGCTGACCAGCGCCGACGACATCCCCACCGACACCCACACCCCGGCTGTTCAGCTCAACGACGATGACCTCGCCCCCCGCGGGTGGACGAACCTCGAAGTCCTGGCCCCCACCATTCCCTTGGACCTCGACGGGCTCACCATGCGCCCCACCGACGTCCGGGCTCGCTCACTGCTGTACCCGCCCGGCAGCCGACTCCTGTCCTACGCGGCACCCATCACGCACACCCCCGCACAGCCACCAGCGCACCGGCCTAAGGTCAAGCGCAAGACGGAGAAGATCACTGCGGTCCGTCTCACAATCAACGGCCCCGCGCTCCCCCCACTCACCCAGACCCTGCCACTCACCGACACTCTCCGATCCCGCTGCATCAAGCCCCTGACCCCAGGCAACGGCCTGCAGGCCCTGCGTCACAGCAACCTCGCCGGCAAGGCCGCCGACGGCAGGCCTCTCACTGGTCACCACCACGCCCACTTTCTGCCCTGGGACAGCAACCACGACCGCCGCATCGACGAAATCATCATCTGGACACCCGGAGGACTTGACACCGAAGAACTCGACGCCATCCATCAAGCCACCACCGGGACCATCGGCGTTCCGGAAGGCGTGCCGGGCCCACGCCGCCTCCACCTCCGCGTCACCGCCTACGGAGCAGCGGCCGACGTCCTCCCCGCCGAATGGACCAAACCCGCCACTCGCCACACCAGCCTCACCCCCTTCGTCCCAGCGCGGCACCCGAAGAAGCACCAGACACTCACTGAGTTCTTCACCACCGAAGCGGCCCGCGAACTCGCCCATCGCCAACACCCAACCCCAGCCCAGAGCAAGATCCTTCAAGGCGACTGGCCCCTCTACACCCAACACCGCTGGACAAAACGCGAGACCCGTAACGACAACCGACCTAGCCGAGGACTCCACCTCACCTTCAACGAACCCATCAGCGGACCAATCACCCTCGGCCGCCACAGTCACTTCGGCTTGGGACTCCTCCTCCCCACCCCCACTTCGGAACCGCAAGCACAGCAGCGACACGCAGAACGCACCGAAACGTAA